One window of Cloacibacillus sp. genomic DNA carries:
- a CDS encoding cupin domain-containing protein yields the protein MSGGLMIKDINKEKRFLAGDCCSIAEVLHPAKMELPFDSYSLAHAEVMAHDSTRPHRLIKSTEVYFILSGGGTIYVNGEAAELKKGRAVVIPPGAVQYVENDRDEKLEFLCVVSPPWSAEDEVVC from the coding sequence ATGAGCGGCGGACTAATGATAAAAGACATCAATAAGGAAAAGCGCTTTTTAGCGGGAGATTGCTGTTCCATAGCGGAGGTGCTTCACCCGGCGAAGATGGAGCTGCCGTTTGACAGCTATTCTTTAGCCCATGCCGAGGTGATGGCGCACGACAGCACGAGGCCGCACCGGCTGATAAAGTCGACGGAGGTCTACTTCATCTTAAGCGGCGGCGGCACTATCTATGTGAACGGCGAGGCGGCGGAGCTGAAAAAGGGGCGCGCCGTGGTGATACCGCCCGGGGCGGTGCAGTATGTGGAAAACGACAGGGACGAAAAGCTGGAGTTCCTCTGCGTCGTTTCGCCGCCGTGGAGCGCCGAAGACGAAGTGGTCTGCTGA
- a CDS encoding amino acid permease — protein IAAGGLILTAILLNMRGIELSGKSQLFIVSAIVFILLFVVTTSFGEVRARNFLPFMPHGAASVGRTMSLLFFAFLGWEMIGHLAEEFRSPRRDIPISLGAAYVTVNIIYFMIAFVIVGSGVYKTGNPNTAMVTLIGASLGHSAAAMVGLLGFVVCYCPVHTYIAGFSRLIYAQAREGYFPAWL, from the coding sequence ATAGCGGCGGGCGGCCTCATTTTGACGGCGATACTTCTGAACATGCGCGGCATAGAGCTATCCGGCAAAAGCCAGCTCTTTATTGTGAGCGCGATAGTCTTTATTTTGCTCTTTGTGGTAACGACCTCGTTCGGCGAGGTGCGCGCGCGCAATTTTCTCCCCTTCATGCCGCACGGCGCAGCATCGGTGGGGCGCACTATGTCGCTGCTTTTCTTCGCCTTTCTCGGCTGGGAGATGATAGGCCACCTTGCGGAGGAGTTTCGCAGCCCGCGCCGCGATATCCCGATAAGCCTCGGCGCGGCTTATGTCACGGTCAACATAATCTATTTTATGATAGCCTTCGTCATCGTCGGCAGCGGCGTCTATAAGACCGGCAATCCGAACACTGCGATGGTGACGCTGATAGGCGCGAGCCTCGGACATTCTGCCGCCGCGATGGTGGGGCTGCTTGGCTTCGTCGTCTGCTACTGCCCGGTGCACACCTATATCGCGGGCTTTTCGCGCCTCATCTACGCGCAGGCGAGAGAGGGCTATTTTCCGGCGTGGCTC
- a CDS encoding amino acid permease: protein KYQTPHRALLFFIPLLFSVLFLSWSLKWDLRPLLGIPSATFLMVYAIGMAAAARVLPTKAGKACGALSCALSAAVFLFSGWYMLFPIAVALYFLCRYKGEFGACCGK from the coding sequence CAAAGTATCAGACGCCGCACCGCGCGCTGCTCTTCTTTATCCCTCTGCTCTTTTCAGTCCTTTTTCTAAGTTGGTCGCTGAAATGGGATCTAAGGCCGCTGCTTGGCATCCCAAGCGCCACTTTCCTCATGGTCTACGCAATAGGCATGGCCGCCGCCGCCCGCGTGCTGCCTACGAAAGCGGGAAAGGCCTGCGGCGCGTTGTCTTGCGCGCTGTCGGCCGCGGTCTTTCTCTTCTCCGGCTGGTATATGCTCTTTCCCATAGCGGTCGCGCTCTATTTTTTATGCCGCTATAAAGGAGAGTTTGGCGCCTGCTGCGGGAAATAA